In Thamnophis elegans isolate rThaEle1 chromosome 4, rThaEle1.pri, whole genome shotgun sequence, the following proteins share a genomic window:
- the EEF1A1 gene encoding elongation factor 1-alpha 1 — protein sequence MGKEKTHINIVVIGHVDSGKSTTTGHLIYKCGGIDKRTIEKFEKEAAEMGKGSFKYAWVLDKLKAERERGITIDISLWKFETSKYYVTIIDAPGHRDFIKNMITGTSQADCAVLIVAAGVGEFEAGISKNGQTREHALLAYTLGVKQLIVGVNKMDSTEPPYSQKRYEEIVKEVGTYIKKIGYNPDTVAFVPISGWNGDNMLEPSSNMPWFKGWKVTRKDGGASGTTLLEALDSILPPTRPTDKPLRLPLQDVYKIGGIGTVPVGRVETGILKPGMVVTFAPVNVTTEVKSVEMHHEALSEALPGDNVGFNVKNVSVKDVRRGNVAGDSKNDPPMEAAGFTAQVIILNHPGQINAGYAPVLDCHTAHIACKFAELKEKIDRRSGKKLEDGPKFLKSGDAAIVDMIPGKPMCVESFSDYPPLGRFAVRDMRQTVAVGVIKAVDKKAAGAGKVTKSAQKAQKAK from the exons ATGGGAAAGGAAAAGACCCACATCAATATTGTTGTCATCGGACACGTCGATTCTGGCAAGTCCACCACCACTGGTCATCTTATTTACAAATGTGGTGGGATCGACAAGAGAACCATTGAGAAGTTTGAGAAGGAAGCTGCTGAG ATGGGTAAAGGCTCCTTCAAGTATGCATGGGTATTGGATAAGCTGAAGGCAGAACGTGAACGTGGTATCACTATTGATATTTCACTCTGGAAATTTGAAACCAGCAAGTATTATGTCACTATCATTGATGCTCCTGGACACAGAGATTTCATCAAAAACATGATTACTGGTACATCCCAG GCTGACTGTGCTGTCCTTATTGTTGCTGCTGGTGTTGGTGAATTTGAAGCTGGTATTTCCAAGAATGGACAAACCCGTGAGCATGCCCTTCTGGCTTACACTCTCGGTGTAAAACAACTAATTGTTGGGGTCAACAAGATGGATTCCACTGAGCCACCTTACAGCCAGAAGAGATATGAGGAGATTGTCAAAGAAGTCGGCACATACATAAAGAAAATCGGCTACAATCCAGATACAGTGGCATTCGTGCCAATTTCCGGCTGGAATGGAGATAACATGTTGGAGCCTAGCTCTAAT aTGCCCTGGTTCAAAGGGTGGAAGGTGACTCGTAAAGATGGTGGTGCTAGTGGAACTACACTGCTGGAAGCTCTGGACTCTATCTTGCCACCAACTCGTCCAACTGACAAACCTCTACGCTTGCCACTTCAGGATGTCTACAAAATTGGTG gGATTGGTACCGTTCCAGTCGGTCGTGTGGAAACTGGCATTCTAAAGCCAGGCATGGTGGTGACATTTGCTCCAGTCAATGTTACAACTGAAGTAAAATCTGTTGAGATGCATCATGAGGCCCTAAGTGAAGCTCTTCCTGGTGACAATGTTGGCTTCAATGTAAAGAACGTATCTGTAAAAGATGTCCGTCGTGGTAACGTTGCTGGAGATAGCAAAAATGATCCCCCAATGGAAGCAGCTGGATTCACAGCACAG GTTATCATCCTGAACCACCCAGGCCAAATCAATGCTGGCTATGCCCCTGTTCTGGATTGTCATACCGCTCACATTGCTTGCAAgtttgctgagctgaaggaaaaAATTGATCGTCGTTCTGGTAAGAAGTTGGAAGATGGTCCAAAGTTCCTCAAATCTGGAGATGCTGCCATAGTTGACATGATTCCCGGCAAGCCTATGTGTGTTGAGAGCTTTTCTGACTATCCTCCTCTGG GTCGTTTTGCTGTGCGTGACATGAGACAGACCGTGGCTGTTGGTGTCATCAAGGCTGTTGATAAAAAAGCAGCTggtgctgggaaggtcacaaagtcTGCCCAGAAGGCTCAGAAGGCTAAATGA